The Pecten maximus chromosome 11, xPecMax1.1, whole genome shotgun sequence genome has a segment encoding these proteins:
- the LOC117338260 gene encoding E3 ubiquitin-protein ligase TRIM71-like, which produces MAESGQIAVRPEGQSTCIHHKGKTLELFCEKCQDVLCAKCVSTVHKGHNMCDLCDVTSSITQDIRRFVADTEGTKLPKSQENIRCTIDELEKNSEYFDYLSAKAKTQADRMKEEIDIMTAETLSLYQQLKEENARLLTDYKRQLEEGYANLYNQQQECKRLLQTASAISILDARDKIKSFALQTLSKPTLRTASFEPTKSLRGLLEQAFGTRRTTEQSTSQAFLDFGQTLSLASKPRSDARNYHPLSYFSLLSDVKVLGQGELLKFSSTSLSCSSANEACVCFPLNRSR; this is translated from the coding sequence ATGGCTGAATCAGGACAAATCGCTGTCCGACCAGAGGGACAGAGTACCTGTATTCATCATAAGGGTAAAACGTTGGAACTGTTCTGTGAGAAATGTCAGGATGTGTTGTGTGCGAAATGTGTGTCCACTGTCCATAAGGGTCACAATATGTGTGATCTTTGTGATGTAACATCTAGTATTACACAGGACATACGTAGGTTTGTTGCAGACACGGAGGGGACCAAGCTTCCTAAAAGCCAGGAAAACATCCGATGTACAATTGATGAACTGGAGAAAAATTCGGAGTATTTTGATTATCTTTCCGCGAAAGCAAAAACTCAAGCCGATAGAATGAAAGAAGAGATCGACATTATGACGGCGGAAACCTTGTCGCTTTACCAGCAGCTCAAGGAAGAGAACGCCCGGCTACTGACCGACTACAAACGCCAACTTGAAGAGGGATATGCCAATCTGTATAACCAGCAGCAGGAATGTAAACGTCTTCTCCAGACTGCATCAGCTATATCTATATTAGACGCCAGAgataaaattaaaagttttgCATTGCAAACATTAAGCAAACCCACACTGCGAACCGCGAGCTTTGAACCAACAAAATCTTTGCGAGGACTACTGGAGCAGGCGTTCGGAACACGGAGGACAACAGAACAGTCAACAAGTCAAGCATTTCTTGACTTTGGTCAGACACTGTCTCTCGCCAGCAAACCTAGATCAGATGCTAGGAACTATCACCCGTTATCATATTTCTCATTGCTGTCTGATGTCAAGGTTTTGGGACAAGGCGAACTTCTCAAGTTCTCATCAACTTCCTTATCATGCTCCTCAGCAAACGAGGCATGTGTATGTTTTCCTTTGAATCGATCACGCTGA